Within the Aspergillus luchuensis IFO 4308 DNA, chromosome 5, nearly complete sequence genome, the region CCCTCCGTAAAGGAGCCATTTCCGCGAGGTCGCCACTACTCATTTCAGTTGGCGACTGAGACATACGGTTTTCCTCATTGGCAAGGACTTGGTTACCACCGAAGCCAGCTCCTAAATCAGCTGTTTGATCGATCGAGCCTCGATTTGGAGTATCAGAACGTGTTGGGTGTTGATGGATATGCCCATTTGTAAACGGGGACTCGGATGACCGTCTTCGTGGTCGACGGGTTCTGGATTGCCGCTCATGCTGCAACTGCTCTATGCTCTGAGGAAGGGACTCCAGCCACTCTCGTCTACGACGAGCGTCTGCTGCTTGCTCCGACGCTCGTGCCGTGCGCAATGATTTGAGGCCAAACCAGGATAACACCCATGATCGAAAGAAGCCTAGCTCGTACATCAAGTCTTCCGTGAAGGAGAGATTACTGCGAcggttctcttcctctgatCGACGTCCGAGAGCTGGCATCATCCAGTCGATAAGATCATTGTCGTACGCCACTTTCACAGAGAGTTCGTCCGCGTAGATAGGCTTGGGCAGTCTTCGCCGAATAAATCTATAAAGCCTTACCTCGATTACTGGGCGTAGACATACCGATAGGTAAATGAGTAACGACGGGGTTTTTAGAAGGCCCAGTAGGAATCCACTAAGAGACTCGATAGAAAGGTCTGTGGGTAAATTGGGTAGCTGCATTGAAGCTAGCTCTCCAAAGGGCAGAAAGAAGCGTATCCCGGGCATAGAGTGAGCAGGAACGATGTGAAGGGATTGCAAGAGGGAATACATGTACGTCTGTATCGCCAGGACCAGCAtggttcctcttcccctaTATATGATGTTAAAAGATGGTGAAAAGGTTGGTCTGGGATTCTTACGCTGAATATACGACATTCAACAATGCCCGTATAAGCCTCGAGCCCACGTCATCTTCCGGGAACAAATTCTGCAAGAAAGCAATTAAACGTTCCAAGGGGTGATGTCGACAAAAGGATATGCATGTAGATACAGCCCATGCCGGGATCCCGGCGAAATAGAAGCCCCATATTCCGTAGGCAGAGCGCTCAAGACGCACTATGCTCAACAGGGGCAGCCGCGTATAGCTCTTGAAGGTCTGAGGTATATGATTAGCCCACTGTGCCATCGCTATAGATTCCATGACTGCATATAGGGCTCTCACCTGTACTCTgcccagaagagaagaggtcCACCAAGAGCCAAGGAAGATTGAGACTTGGTCCAGAGTGGCCATAACCAAACCATAGTCGTTTTCCGCAGCTATGATATCGAGCTTCTGCTGTTCGCTTGGCCCACTAACATTACCATCTTCGCTGACAACAATCCCCATTGTGGAAAGGATGTCATTCTTGGCCCTACGGAGTTCTCTGCCAAAGGACTTAGATTGGGGATTGATTGGATGGCCTCTTTCATCATAATGCTGGACGTATCCGTCCGCATGTAAGCCTGATACTGTCCGCTGAGTGACATTTCCTGAGTTCACCGCAGAACTCGCAGGGCGCTCAGGAGCTTCGTAAGGAGACCGGCCCTAGATAACAGTTAATTATTCGGTCATTACAGTAAATGGCGACGCGTGAAATGAAGGCGAGAGGGTAGAGGCGTGACAGCCCGTTTtaagaaggggagaa harbors:
- a CDS encoding uncharacterized protein (COG:S;~EggNog:ENOG410PQ8K); amino-acid sequence: MGRRAYHNRLALGRSPYEAPERPASSAVNSGNVTQRTVSGLHADGYVQHYDERGHPINPQSKSFGRELRRAKNDILSTMGIVVSEDGNVSGPSEQQKLDIIAAENDYGLVMATLDQVSIFLGSWWTSSLLGRVQTFKSYTRLPLLSIVRLERSAYGIWGFYFAGIPAWAVSTCISFCRHHPLERLIAFLQNLFPEDDVGSRLIRALLNVVYSAGRGTMLVLAIQTYMYSLLQSLHIVPAHSMPGIRFFLPFGELASMQLPNLPTDLSIESLSGFLLGLLKTPSLLIYLSVCLRPVIEVRLYRFIRRRLPKPIYADELSVKVAYDNDLIDWMMPALGRRSEEENRRSNLSFTEDLMYELGFFRSWVLSWFGLKSLRTARASEQAADARRRREWLESLPQSIEQLQHERQSRTRRPRRRSSESPFTNGHIHQHPTRSDTPNRGSIDQTADLGAGFGGNQVLANEENRMSQSPTEMSSGDLAEMAPLRRAGTLPPSDDNSLGLLNGESRRGDAGENNRNSRSNTLFSRPSSPATSSPASPRVRASLIHQNSDVITMQLELLGNRRPQNQGQAAARPQNEASQLPSNGEVVDGQTISEFLDSLLSNQGRNLTTVVNSDNMDSDGLSNMTTSASPMPISDNLGSTSSGNIQSLEPQRPPAEAPTSIPVNILPESIEEPSPGDTLHQSPEAERAHENDFDSEIFPRISDPNIRQNMVPSGTATANRVTILSSHPVDSLASHLASILTNVMFIPLESLYLRSLAASYLRSTHAPTALRADVRGLGDWSLTPRSDMLSYLGKIALITGIQAAVNATVWGVISGAAIKIGRRFCGWGTL